A stretch of the Psychroserpens sp. Hel_I_66 genome encodes the following:
- a CDS encoding SusC/RagA family TonB-linked outer membrane protein, whose amino-acid sequence MTTKLLSLLFLVFTAFAFGQQVNVKGTVTDQAFGQPLPGVNVLVKNTANGTYTDFDGNFELKNVEVNSILVFTYIGYQNQEVVVKDGEDLTVILVEDTESLDEVVVIGYGTQKKRDVTGSVSIVDSKTLDEIKPIKVEQALQGTVSGVNVTTQSGAPGAGLDIRIRGIGTNGAAGPTVIIDGYVGDLGVLNPNDIETITVLKDAQAAIYGTIGANGVVLITTKSGKKGAKTKVSYNTYTGFQETSRKLPLLNATEYAVLLNESYAAGGQNLPFPNVTGLGVGTDWQEEVFNENVPIISHDFNVSGGSEKITYAISGSHLYQQGIIAPKKSDFRRNTARLSLGADISDKIRVNANAIYTYIDRDNINDFGLGSVLFNALNTPSTLSAFDANGQPTLVPNTTGLGIEIINPIAQIQNTFNDYDLRKINGTVGVEYDIVDNVTITSRLGFNTSNSEGKTFNKQIDYGGKVFDVPRSSVNQNSINDNDYSLDIFGSYKNLFADTHNVEITVGTTIYKQFGNGLFATGFDVPNNSWEFADIALAEGTSEARDVGSYAYDERRLSFFARAQYDYKGKYFLSGMIRRDLSTRFGPDNRVGYFPSVTAGWIVSDEGFFENVNSLNFLKLRASYGILGNDQIGNNGYVSLLSGEATYILDNALVQGEAIGVLPNQDLQWEEAKKFDVGLDMKFFNNRVDITADYFINVRDNLLIQNIPVSGITGVFAPGSGSPTVNAGKVENKGFEFAIGYRDNFSDDFNFGINYNFTTLKNEVLEVNNSTGFLDGGGFGVGQLAPSRMDVGNPLGYFYGLQTDGIFQNQAEIDAHPSQSDLGVGAAPGDIRFVDVNGDGNIDANDRTNIGDPIPDITMGLNLTFNYKGFDFIAYTFASIGNDMVRNYERTLTDVNRLNYVLGRWTGEGTSNTVPRVTTAATTNNVFSDYFVEDASYLRIQNIQLGYTLPITFTEKFSISKVRVYGGVNNLYTFTKYKGFDPGASNGAPIGGGIDSGFYPIPRTYLVGLNLNF is encoded by the coding sequence ATGACAACAAAACTTTTATCCTTATTATTTTTAGTATTTACAGCTTTTGCTTTTGGGCAACAAGTAAATGTAAAAGGAACGGTCACAGACCAAGCATTTGGGCAACCTTTGCCTGGAGTGAATGTATTGGTCAAAAATACAGCAAATGGTACTTACACAGATTTTGATGGAAATTTCGAGCTCAAAAATGTTGAAGTCAATTCAATTTTGGTTTTCACATACATAGGCTATCAAAATCAAGAGGTAGTGGTTAAAGATGGTGAAGATTTAACAGTGATTCTTGTTGAAGATACAGAGTCTCTTGATGAGGTTGTGGTTATTGGTTATGGTACACAGAAAAAACGTGACGTAACAGGATCGGTTTCTATAGTAGATTCAAAAACTTTAGATGAAATCAAGCCTATTAAAGTAGAACAAGCACTTCAGGGTACTGTTTCTGGTGTAAATGTAACAACACAATCTGGTGCTCCTGGAGCTGGACTCGATATTAGAATTAGAGGTATAGGTACAAATGGTGCTGCTGGTCCAACCGTAATTATTGATGGTTATGTAGGTGATTTAGGAGTACTAAATCCTAATGATATTGAGACCATTACGGTTCTAAAAGATGCGCAAGCAGCTATTTATGGAACTATTGGTGCAAATGGTGTTGTTTTGATTACCACCAAAAGCGGTAAGAAGGGTGCTAAAACAAAAGTGTCTTACAATACTTATACTGGATTTCAGGAAACTTCAAGAAAATTACCATTACTTAACGCAACAGAATATGCAGTTTTATTAAATGAGAGTTATGCTGCTGGTGGTCAAAATTTACCATTTCCTAACGTGACAGGTTTAGGGGTTGGTACAGATTGGCAGGAAGAAGTCTTTAATGAGAATGTACCAATTATAAGTCATGATTTTAATGTTTCTGGAGGTTCAGAGAAAATTACTTATGCGATTAGTGGTTCCCATTTATACCAGCAAGGTATTATCGCTCCAAAGAAATCAGATTTCCGAAGAAATACAGCTAGATTATCATTGGGTGCAGATATTTCAGATAAAATAAGAGTAAATGCAAATGCGATTTACACATATATAGATAGAGATAACATTAATGACTTTGGTTTGGGTTCTGTATTGTTTAACGCATTGAACACACCTTCAACATTAAGTGCGTTTGATGCTAATGGTCAACCAACCTTAGTTCCTAATACAACAGGTTTAGGGATTGAAATTATTAACCCAATTGCCCAAATTCAAAATACATTTAATGATTATGATTTAAGGAAGATTAATGGAACTGTAGGTGTGGAGTATGATATTGTTGATAATGTGACAATAACTTCACGTTTAGGTTTTAATACATCTAATAGTGAGGGTAAGACGTTTAACAAACAAATAGATTATGGAGGAAAAGTATTTGATGTGCCAAGAAGTAGTGTAAATCAAAACTCAATAAATGATAATGATTACTCTTTAGATATCTTTGGAAGTTATAAAAATCTTTTTGCGGATACGCACAATGTTGAAATTACTGTTGGAACAACAATTTATAAGCAATTCGGTAATGGCTTATTTGCAACAGGTTTTGATGTGCCAAACAATTCTTGGGAATTTGCGGACATAGCTTTAGCTGAGGGTACGAGTGAAGCACGTGACGTAGGCTCTTATGCTTATGATGAAAGACGTTTATCGTTTTTTGCTCGCGCACAATATGATTACAAAGGTAAATATTTTTTATCTGGTATGATTAGAAGAGATTTGTCAACACGTTTTGGGCCAGATAATAGAGTAGGTTATTTTCCATCTGTTACTGCTGGTTGGATTGTGTCTGATGAAGGTTTTTTTGAAAACGTAAATTCACTAAATTTTTTAAAGCTTAGAGCAAGTTATGGTATCTTGGGTAATGACCAAATTGGAAACAACGGTTATGTTAGTTTATTAAGTGGAGAAGCTACTTATATTCTAGACAACGCTTTAGTTCAAGGTGAAGCAATTGGTGTATTACCAAATCAAGATTTACAATGGGAAGAGGCTAAGAAGTTTGACGTTGGTTTGGACATGAAGTTTTTTAATAATAGAGTAGATATCACTGCAGATTATTTTATTAATGTTAGAGATAATTTATTAATTCAAAACATTCCGGTATCTGGTATAACAGGAGTATTTGCTCCAGGTAGTGGCTCGCCAACAGTTAATGCGGGTAAAGTTGAAAACAAAGGTTTTGAATTTGCGATTGGTTATAGAGATAATTTCTCTGATGATTTTAACTTCGGAATTAATTATAATTTCACAACGCTCAAAAATGAAGTTCTTGAAGTAAATAACAGTACAGGCTTCTTAGATGGTGGAGGTTTTGGCGTTGGTCAATTAGCGCCATCTAGAATGGATGTTGGTAATCCTTTAGGATATTTTTACGGATTACAAACCGACGGTATTTTTCAGAATCAAGCTGAGATTGATGCACACCCATCACAATCTGACTTAGGGGTAGGTGCTGCACCCGGAGATATTCGCTTTGTTGATGTCAATGGTGATGGTAATATTGATGCAAATGATAGAACAAATATTGGAGATCCAATCCCAGATATAACAATGGGACTTAATCTAACCTTTAATTACAAGGGGTTTGATTTTATAGCTTACACTTTTGCGTCAATAGGTAATGACATGGTTCGTAATTACGAACGTACATTGACAGATGTGAACAGACTTAATTATGTACTGGGTCGCTGGACAGGTGAGGGAACTAGTAATACAGTGCCAAGAGTCACAACAGCAGCCACAACAAATAATGTGTTTTCAGACTATTTTGTGGAAGATGCTTCCTATTTAAGAATTCAAAATATCCAATTAGGTTACACATTACCTATAACATTTACCGAGAAATTTAGTATCTCTAAAGTTCGCGTTTATGGCGGTGTAAATAACCTATATACATTTACAAAATATAAAGGTTTTGATCCAGGTGCTTCCAATGGAGCTCCAATTGGAGGAGGAATCGATTCAGGATTCTATCCAATCCCAAGAACATATCTAGTAGGTTTAAACCTTAACTTTTAA
- a CDS encoding family 16 glycosylhydrolase — translation MKNIIKITTLIFTLAFFVGCQDDDVQIGDITAPSNLTITAEVLGVDADNPNGDGSGLVKLTASADNALSYNFQFGDGLEAVVPSGIDTHRYSIVGLNTYTVVVSAIGSGGIATTQTIDVEVFSSFDDLEAKELLSGGIGSSKTWYLDASVQGHLGVGGTMASAPDSFWFPSFYAAQPFEKCGDPISDCLCDDVFTFSLDASEQLTFELDNNGQTFFNAGHQGVIGENAGEDACFDFDTSGTSVVSLSPTAFDWSVVPDPDFNGRGTSMNFSGGKFMGYYVSSSTYEIIEVTNSSLYVRTIDGNDPGLYWYHKFTTTLPSEEFNSIYNDLDWSDEFDINGAPNSENWTYDLGAGGWGNSELQTYTNNAENVIVEDGFLKITAKADGSGYTSARLKSENLYEFTYGRVEVRAKLPAATGTWPAIWSLGADYETNTWPGCGEMDIMEQKGQDKNTVLATVHHPAVSPGAGDSASTVLTTSTTEFHNYTMEWTPDTITFLVDDNVFHTIVNSPDLPFESDFFLIMNVAMGGTLGGTVDPGFTQDSMEIDYVRVYK, via the coding sequence ATGAAAAATATAATAAAAATAACCACTCTAATCTTTACACTTGCATTTTTTGTAGGTTGTCAGGATGATGATGTTCAAATTGGAGACATCACTGCTCCATCAAACTTAACTATAACTGCTGAAGTTCTTGGAGTTGATGCAGATAATCCAAATGGTGATGGTAGCGGATTAGTAAAATTAACTGCATCTGCAGATAATGCTTTAAGCTACAATTTCCAATTTGGAGATGGTTTAGAAGCAGTAGTGCCTTCTGGTATTGATACGCACCGTTATAGTATCGTAGGTCTAAATACTTACACAGTAGTCGTAAGCGCTATTGGATCTGGAGGCATTGCAACAACGCAAACAATTGATGTTGAAGTATTCAGTTCTTTCGATGATTTAGAAGCTAAAGAATTATTATCTGGAGGTATTGGTTCATCAAAAACATGGTATCTAGATGCATCTGTACAAGGACACTTAGGAGTTGGAGGTACAATGGCTAGTGCTCCTGATTCTTTTTGGTTTCCATCATTTTATGCTGCTCAACCTTTTGAGAAATGTGGTGATCCAATTTCAGATTGTTTATGTGATGATGTGTTTACTTTTAGTCTTGATGCTAGTGAGCAATTAACATTTGAGCTGGATAATAACGGACAAACATTTTTTAACGCAGGTCATCAAGGTGTAATTGGCGAGAATGCTGGTGAAGATGCATGTTTTGATTTTGATACTTCAGGAACAAGTGTAGTATCCTTATCGCCAACAGCTTTTGATTGGTCGGTAGTTCCAGATCCAGATTTCAATGGAAGGGGAACAAGTATGAATTTTTCTGGTGGAAAATTTATGGGTTACTACGTATCTTCTTCTACCTATGAAATTATTGAAGTAACCAACAGTTCACTTTATGTGAGAACTATAGATGGTAATGATCCAGGATTATATTGGTACCATAAATTTACAACGACTTTACCTTCCGAAGAGTTCAATTCAATTTATAATGATTTGGATTGGTCTGATGAATTTGATATTAATGGAGCGCCAAATTCTGAAAATTGGACATATGACCTCGGTGCAGGCGGTTGGGGAAACTCAGAGCTTCAAACCTATACAAATAATGCTGAAAATGTAATCGTTGAAGACGGTTTCTTAAAAATAACAGCTAAGGCTGATGGTAGCGGATATACTTCTGCACGACTAAAGTCTGAAAATCTATATGAGTTTACCTACGGAAGAGTAGAAGTAAGAGCAAAATTACCAGCAGCAACAGGTACTTGGCCAGCAATTTGGTCTCTTGGTGCAGATTACGAAACTAATACATGGCCAGGTTGTGGTGAAATGGATATCATGGAGCAAAAAGGACAAGATAAAAATACGGTTCTTGCAACTGTTCATCACCCTGCGGTTTCTCCAGGAGCTGGTGATTCAGCAAGTACGGTATTGACAACATCAACTACAGAATTTCATAACTACACAATGGAGTGGACTCCAGACACGATTACATTTTTAGTCGATGACAATGTGTTTCATACAATCGTAAACTCACCAGATTTACCTTTTGAAAGCGACTTTTTCTTGATAATGAATGTAGCAATGGGTGGCACATTAGGAGGAACTGTAGATCCCGGATTTACTCAAGATTCTATGGAAATTGATTATGTAAGAGTATACAAATAA
- a CDS encoding RagB/SusD family nutrient uptake outer membrane protein — protein MKNKLTNIIAVFTILFAVSGCTDDFIERPIPYSIDSESYFNSEEEYYNALIGAYDLLQSTYANVILGEIASNNTLCGGESATDVIGWQQVDDMIHTPVNSNLKDIWNWMFAGVNRANYILEFQDKTDFEGKEIIIAEARFLRAYYYFELVKWFGPVPLKETRFQLEDETIIPRSPVEDVYALIESDLIYASNTLSYTAPQIGRATKGSAEALLGKAYLYQEKFSDAAIVLENLIQNGPYDLVTDYDTIFESAGENGIESVFEVQYTDVEGASFDCLQCSEGNVAVGFSGVRNFDGPKFSPGFSFNVPTQDAVDEFEENDVRKEVAILDIEAFVANNPSWVNNDGELGVLYGIGYEHTGYFNRKYLPRKRSVNVAGDVNLTNPNNYRAIRFADVLLMAAEAFNRGSISDDKARLYLNRVRTRATLDDVTSSGNALTDAIYDERRVELLGEGHQFFDLVRTGRGNQIDGFSANKNELFPVPFEEIQFSNGNWQQNPGY, from the coding sequence ATGAAAAATAAATTAACGAACATAATAGCGGTCTTTACCATTTTATTTGCAGTCTCTGGTTGTACAGATGACTTTATAGAAAGACCAATCCCTTACTCAATAGATTCAGAAAGTTATTTCAATTCTGAAGAAGAATACTACAACGCATTAATTGGTGCCTATGATTTATTGCAGTCAACATATGCAAATGTAATTTTGGGTGAGATTGCCTCAAATAATACATTATGTGGCGGTGAAAGTGCTACAGATGTTATTGGATGGCAACAAGTAGATGATATGATCCATACACCAGTTAACAGCAACTTGAAAGACATATGGAACTGGATGTTTGCTGGAGTTAACAGGGCAAATTATATTTTAGAATTTCAGGATAAAACAGATTTTGAAGGTAAGGAAATCATCATTGCAGAAGCACGTTTTTTAAGAGCTTACTATTATTTTGAATTGGTAAAATGGTTTGGTCCAGTTCCTTTAAAAGAAACAAGATTTCAACTTGAAGATGAAACTATAATACCAAGAAGTCCTGTAGAAGATGTGTACGCCCTAATTGAAAGCGACTTAATTTATGCTTCGAATACACTAAGCTACACAGCTCCCCAAATTGGAAGAGCGACAAAGGGTTCTGCGGAAGCATTACTTGGAAAAGCATACTTGTATCAAGAAAAATTCTCTGATGCTGCAATAGTTTTAGAAAATTTAATACAAAATGGACCATATGATTTAGTAACAGATTATGATACCATATTTGAAAGCGCAGGAGAAAATGGAATTGAATCTGTTTTTGAAGTTCAATATACAGACGTAGAAGGTGCTAGTTTTGATTGTTTACAATGTAGTGAGGGTAATGTAGCAGTTGGTTTTAGTGGTGTAAGGAATTTTGATGGGCCAAAGTTTAGTCCTGGATTTAGTTTCAATGTTCCTACACAAGATGCAGTTGATGAGTTTGAAGAAAATGATGTACGAAAAGAGGTAGCTATTCTTGATATTGAAGCTTTTGTTGCTAACAACCCAAGTTGGGTAAATAACGATGGCGAATTAGGAGTGCTTTATGGTATAGGTTATGAACATACAGGATATTTCAATAGAAAATATTTACCTAGAAAAAGAAGTGTTAATGTTGCAGGTGATGTAAATCTTACAAACCCAAATAATTATAGAGCAATACGTTTCGCAGATGTTTTATTAATGGCTGCTGAAGCTTTTAATAGAGGTTCTATAAGTGATGATAAAGCAAGGTTATATTTAAATAGAGTTCGTACAAGAGCAACTTTAGATGATGTAACGTCATCAGGTAATGCATTAACGGATGCTATTTATGATGAAAGACGAGTAGAGCTTCTTGGTGAAGGACATCAGTTCTTTGATCTTGTAAGAACAGGTCGAGGAAATCAAATTGATGGATTTTCAGCAAACAAAAATGAATTGTTCCCAGTACCTTTTGAAGAGATTCAATTTTCAAACGGAAACTGGCAACAAAACCCAGGATACTAA
- a CDS encoding carbohydrate binding domain-containing protein, with translation MKIVKYVLSICLVALAVYSCSQDDDNTDFVDSIEAPINISANVVVTQDNTGLVTITPLGEGVTNYVIGFGDGSDNSSSIQPGNSVTHVYEEGSYDVSIIANGLNGLSTTATQSIVVSFQAPENLEVTIENDIAISKKVNVMASADFALSYEVDFGQAGSTPVMGNIDETVSFIYDEPGTYTITVTAFSAAIETLTYTEEFLVTEILAPLMAAPSPPSRDASDVVSIFSDAYTDVTLNELPTTWSSTIFNTATVAGNNVWQLSNLDFLGIVTNYDTGIDLSNMETMHIDYWVPSGETNELLVKIVNTVDGGEAEQSLGETISGSWQSIDLDMSGFESGDLSNTNIITQLLIDSNGLSETVFIDNFYFYRASTTGPGFDDGLLTNGDFENGSDSWIIGVDDSSSAPVVTNAGNTYYSVDVTAAGQPFDVNVSQKLEIVQGLTYTLSFDAWSDVNRSIIAGIGLSGGDFSNTSETVNINSTVTNYTLTLTAAGFGALDARVLFDLGAEIGMVNIDNVSLNIATNNLLTNGDFENGSDSWIIGVDDSSPAPVVTVGSNTYYSVDVTAAGQPFDVNVSQKLEIIQDETYTLTFDAWSDVNRSIIAGIGLSGGDFSNNSETVNITPTVTNFTLTLTAGGFGAPDARVLFDLGAEIGMVNIDNVVLTIN, from the coding sequence ATGAAAATAGTAAAGTATGTATTAAGTATTTGTCTTGTGGCATTAGCAGTCTATAGCTGCTCACAAGATGATGACAACACAGATTTTGTTGATAGCATTGAGGCTCCAATAAATATCTCTGCAAATGTAGTCGTAACTCAAGACAACACAGGTTTGGTGACCATAACACCTCTAGGTGAAGGTGTTACTAACTATGTTATTGGTTTTGGTGATGGATCTGACAATTCTAGTTCAATCCAACCAGGAAATAGTGTAACCCATGTTTACGAAGAAGGATCTTATGATGTTTCTATAATAGCTAACGGTTTAAATGGTTTATCTACTACTGCAACTCAGTCAATAGTGGTTTCATTTCAAGCTCCAGAAAATTTGGAAGTAACTATTGAAAATGATATTGCAATTTCAAAAAAGGTCAATGTAATGGCTTCAGCAGATTTTGCCTTATCCTATGAGGTTGATTTCGGACAAGCGGGTTCAACTCCAGTAATGGGAAATATTGATGAAACAGTATCTTTTATATATGATGAGCCTGGAACTTATACAATCACAGTTACAGCATTTAGTGCAGCCATTGAAACCTTAACTTATACAGAGGAATTTCTGGTAACGGAAATATTGGCTCCCCTAATGGCTGCGCCTTCACCTCCCTCAAGAGATGCTTCAGATGTAGTTTCAATATTTAGTGATGCCTATACAGATGTTACTTTAAATGAATTACCTACAACATGGTCATCAACAATATTTAATACTGCGACAGTTGCGGGTAATAATGTTTGGCAATTATCAAACTTGGATTTTTTAGGTATCGTAACAAATTATGATACGGGAATAGACCTTTCCAATATGGAGACAATGCATATTGATTATTGGGTTCCTTCTGGTGAAACTAATGAACTATTAGTTAAAATTGTAAATACTGTAGATGGAGGAGAAGCAGAGCAATCTTTAGGTGAAACAATTTCAGGTTCTTGGCAAAGTATTGATTTGGATATGTCTGGTTTTGAAAGCGGTGATTTATCAAATACAAATATAATTACCCAACTACTCATAGATTCTAATGGTCTTTCTGAAACAGTTTTTATTGATAATTTTTATTTCTACAGAGCATCTACCACGGGACCTGGATTTGATGATGGTTTGCTAACAAATGGGGATTTTGAAAACGGGAGTGATTCTTGGATAATTGGAGTAGATGACTCAAGTTCTGCTCCAGTGGTTACAAATGCAGGAAACACATATTATTCTGTCGATGTAACCGCAGCAGGTCAGCCTTTTGACGTCAACGTAAGTCAAAAACTTGAAATTGTTCAAGGATTGACCTATACATTGTCTTTTGATGCTTGGTCTGATGTAAATAGATCAATTATAGCAGGTATTGGTCTTAGTGGAGGTGATTTTTCAAATACGAGTGAAACTGTGAATATAAACAGCACAGTAACAAATTATACTCTTACTTTAACTGCAGCAGGATTTGGGGCTCTAGATGCCCGAGTATTATTTGATTTAGGAGCTGAAATTGGAATGGTTAATATTGATAATGTATCTCTAAATATTGCTACAAATAACTTATTGACAAATGGGGATTTTGAAAACGGAAGTGATTCATGGATCATTGGAGTAGATGATTCAAGTCCAGCACCTGTAGTAACAGTTGGTAGTAATACTTATTACTCTGTCGATGTAACTGCTGCTGGCCAACCGTTTGATGTCAACGTTAGTCAAAAACTTGAAATCATACAGGACGAAACTTACACATTGACGTTTGACGCATGGTCTGATGTAAATAGATCTATTATAGCAGGTATTGGACTTAGTGGAGGGGATTTTTCTAATAATAGCGAGACTGTAAATATAACTCCAACAGTAACTAATTTTACACTTACATTAACTGCTGGAGGATTTGGAGCGCCCGATGCTCGAGTTTTGTTTGATTTAGGAGCAGAAATTGGAATGGTCAATATAGATAATGTCGTACTAACAATAAATTAG